One Atribacterota bacterium genomic region harbors:
- a CDS encoding ABC transporter permease, translating to MFTVWRTRRFSLLGQERLFLIAIVVFFGFSLLSRRFLTLTNLFNVMHAAVPLVFVAAGMTMVVLTRNLDISVGSVAFFAPVVGSTLLVRYGVPLSLAVVITLGVGLLAGLLNGFVVTRLGVNSFIATLGTMMAFRGIGLQIVKGRTIGLPSSLTGLSSARLGVFYWDILFSLVFLSLLHLVQTKTPFGRYVAAVGSNADVCQRAGIDVKRVVLLSFVLSGTLASAGGLWLSAQLGSVSLRMGIGMEFVALASVVIGGISLFGGEGSLLPGTLLGVYILYMIESGLNYLGVSPYLYPFVRGGLIFGAMYVDALRMRFAEKHGARSMER from the coding sequence ATGTTCACTGTCTGGAGAACACGTCGATTTTCCCTCCTGGGGCAAGAGCGTCTTTTCCTCATTGCCATCGTGGTGTTTTTTGGATTCTCCCTCCTGTCACGGCGATTTTTGACCCTCACCAATCTCTTCAACGTCATGCACGCAGCAGTACCGCTTGTGTTCGTCGCCGCCGGGATGACCATGGTGGTCCTCACCCGAAACCTCGACATCTCGGTTGGCTCGGTAGCCTTTTTTGCTCCGGTGGTCGGCTCAACGCTTCTTGTACGCTACGGGGTTCCTCTCTCCCTGGCGGTGGTCATTACCCTCGGGGTAGGCCTTCTGGCCGGACTTTTGAACGGTTTTGTGGTCACCAGGCTGGGGGTTAATTCTTTCATCGCTACCTTGGGTACCATGATGGCCTTCAGGGGAATTGGCCTCCAAATTGTGAAGGGCCGAACCATCGGTCTTCCTTCCTCTCTCACCGGGTTAAGCAGTGCTCGTTTGGGGGTTTTTTACTGGGATATTCTCTTTTCCCTGGTTTTTCTTTCTCTTTTGCACCTTGTGCAAACCAAAACCCCTTTTGGCCGTTACGTAGCTGCGGTGGGGAGTAACGCCGACGTGTGCCAGCGGGCTGGCATTGATGTCAAACGGGTGGTGCTCCTCTCCTTTGTGCTCTCCGGGACTCTGGCCAGCGCAGGAGGACTCTGGCTGAGCGCCCAGCTTGGCTCAGTTTCGCTGCGCATGGGAATCGGCATGGAATTCGTCGCTCTGGCAAGCGTGGTCATTGGGGGTATCAGCTTGTTTGGAGGAGAGGGGTCACTTTTACCGGGAACTCTCCTTGGGGTGTACATCCTCTACATGATTGAGAGCGGCTTAAACTACCTGGGGGTATCCCCATATTTATATCCCTTTGTGCGCGGGGGGCTAATTTTCGGTGCCATGTATGTCGATGCGCTGCGCATGCGCTTCGCCGAGAAGCACGGCGCACGTTCTATGGAGAGGTGA
- a CDS encoding 5-deoxy-glucuronate isomerase, which translates to MHLQNRPTTFISKEEVQAKEVGKENFTRIVYTIIGPEFPAQTLMVGETLNRPGCWSSFPPHRHQKNRPPEEYALEEVYHYRFHPQHGFGVQCLYLESKEIEDAYLIKDGDTFVIPGGYHPVVAAPGYALYYCWALAGENRVLKPFEDPPHRWVGE; encoded by the coding sequence ATTCACCTCCAAAACCGGCCAACCACGTTTATCTCAAAGGAAGAGGTCCAAGCTAAAGAGGTGGGTAAGGAAAACTTCACCAGAATCGTATACACCATCATTGGACCAGAATTTCCTGCCCAAACACTCATGGTTGGGGAAACCCTGAACCGCCCGGGATGCTGGTCGAGTTTCCCTCCCCACCGTCATCAAAAAAATCGTCCCCCCGAGGAGTACGCCCTTGAAGAGGTGTACCACTATCGCTTCCACCCCCAGCATGGCTTTGGTGTCCAGTGCCTGTACCTGGAAAGTAAGGAAATCGAAGATGCATACCTCATCAAGGATGGTGATACGTTTGTGATTCCTGGTGGATACCACCCGGTGGTGGCCGCTCCTGGGTACGCACTCTACTACTGCTGGGCCCTAGCCGGGGAAAATCGAGTCCTAAAACCCTTCGAGGACCCTCCGCATCGCTGGGTCGGGGAGTGA
- a CDS encoding sugar phosphate isomerase/epimerase family protein encodes MALQYAIHAYAWTGQWSNATLNLIDRAQEFGFDLIEIPLMDIDLVDPSAIRERLKQVGIGVVTSTALQDFYDLTSDDPEIRKRGLEYLLRCVRVSAEMGAKSFSGVIYSAMGKRIDTMPGEVHWERASTALRTVAQLARDFGMVVGIEPINRYETFLINTCEQALRLRDMIGEPNVGIHLDTYHMNIEENNFYEPTKQALPHLCHYHLSESHRGTPGTGTVNWDEVFKALGEGNYQGVVGMESFAEIAESMRAATCIWRKLAPSTEFLLREGLAFLKGLEKKYYR; translated from the coding sequence ATGGCCTTACAGTATGCCATCCACGCCTATGCCTGGACAGGGCAATGGAGCAACGCGACTCTCAATCTCATCGACCGAGCTCAAGAGTTTGGGTTCGACCTCATCGAAATCCCTCTCATGGATATCGACCTCGTCGACCCTTCTGCCATCCGGGAACGGTTAAAGCAGGTCGGAATCGGGGTGGTGACCTCAACAGCCCTCCAGGACTTCTACGACCTCACCAGCGATGACCCAGAAATTCGAAAAAGGGGTCTTGAATACCTCCTCCGCTGTGTACGGGTCAGCGCCGAAATGGGGGCCAAAAGCTTTTCGGGAGTCATCTACTCAGCCATGGGAAAACGGATTGACACCATGCCGGGTGAAGTCCACTGGGAACGGGCAAGTACTGCTCTGCGCACGGTAGCCCAGCTTGCCCGGGATTTCGGGATGGTGGTGGGCATTGAACCCATCAACCGCTACGAAACCTTCCTCATCAACACCTGCGAGCAAGCCCTCCGTCTCCGGGACATGATCGGGGAACCCAACGTGGGAATCCACCTCGACACCTACCACATGAATATCGAAGAAAACAACTTCTACGAACCCACCAAGCAAGCTCTTCCCCATCTGTGCCACTACCACTTAAGCGAAAGCCACCGTGGAACTCCCGGTACGGGAACCGTCAACTGGGATGAAGTCTTCAAAGCTCTGGGAGAGGGAAACTACCAGGGGGTGGTGGGTATGGAATCGTTTGCCGAAATCGCCGAATCCATGCGCGCCGCTACCTGCATCTGGAGGAAGTTAGCACCTTCAACCGAGTTCCTCCTGCGGGAGGGTCTTGCCTTCCTTAAGGGTCTGGAAAAGAAGTACTACCGGTGA
- a CDS encoding ATP-binding cassette domain-containing protein — MEDWVHPQKEVVLEVKGLCKFFGGIKAVNGVDFKVYEREIVGIVGDNGAGKSTLIKILSGVYEKTAGQIFVHGQEVEIKNPSDARKMGIETVYQDQGLIPIFDAASNLFLGREKLRDDVFGRFFKLVDDRFMLQETNRVLNALGVDIKDVRSKTLYLSGGQRQTVAIGRAVYWKGKILIFDEPTNNLGVKQERNVLDLIKRIRDELGASIIIISHNIAHIFEVVDRIIVLRNGEKVGERLKTETNPAEVVAMITGVNETRLERI; from the coding sequence ATGGAAGACTGGGTACATCCCCAAAAAGAGGTGGTGCTTGAGGTCAAGGGCCTCTGCAAGTTCTTTGGGGGGATCAAAGCTGTGAATGGGGTCGATTTCAAAGTGTACGAACGGGAAATCGTGGGAATTGTGGGAGATAACGGAGCAGGAAAGTCAACCCTCATCAAGATTCTCTCCGGAGTCTACGAAAAAACCGCGGGACAGATTTTTGTCCATGGACAGGAAGTAGAAATCAAGAATCCAAGCGATGCCCGAAAAATGGGTATTGAAACGGTGTACCAGGACCAAGGACTCATCCCCATTTTTGACGCCGCTTCCAACCTCTTTCTGGGGCGGGAAAAACTCCGGGACGACGTCTTCGGCCGTTTCTTTAAGCTGGTTGACGACCGATTCATGCTCCAGGAAACCAACCGGGTGCTCAACGCCCTGGGGGTGGACATCAAAGACGTCCGTTCCAAAACCCTCTACCTCTCAGGCGGGCAACGGCAGACGGTAGCCATTGGAAGGGCGGTGTACTGGAAAGGGAAAATCCTCATTTTCGATGAGCCGACCAACAATCTGGGGGTGAAGCAGGAACGGAACGTTCTTGACCTCATCAAGCGCATTCGGGACGAACTGGGAGCCTCCATCATCATCATCAGTCACAATATCGCCCACATCTTCGAAGTTGTGGACCGGATTATCGTCCTGCGAAATGGCGAAAAGGTGGGTGAACGGTTGAAGACTGAAACCAATCCGGCTGAGGTGGTGGCCATGATCACCGGGGTCAACGAAACCCGGCTGGAACGGATTTGA
- a CDS encoding ABC transporter permease: MLKKEELYRYIPLLVFALIVVVMGFVVPRFLSLRNIVNILNQSAALGLMAIGITFAMVTGGIDLSGPSVMALGGILGAMWMRQGGSPLLGSAIMVAFSTLLGAFNGFAVAYLKMVPFVVTLSMMYVATGASIWLTREVSISNLPPRFIATLTARILEIPVPVFLFFGVALVVFGLIRQSRYGRWLYATGSNVTVAKLLGVPTERMVFTAYLFSGFFAGLAAVVTTARLMSASSKMGGEGVILNVVGAAVVGGVSVHGAEGSVLGAAIGALFITILENMMNMMQVSYYLSLVAKGALVVAVVAFDYWRKRTFQERG, translated from the coding sequence ATGCTGAAAAAAGAAGAACTGTACCGGTACATCCCACTCCTTGTGTTTGCACTGATTGTGGTTGTGATGGGGTTCGTAGTTCCCCGATTCCTCTCGCTTCGAAACATCGTCAACATCTTGAATCAGTCGGCAGCCCTGGGTCTCATGGCCATTGGCATCACCTTCGCCATGGTGACCGGAGGCATTGACCTTTCCGGACCCTCGGTGATGGCTCTGGGAGGAATCCTGGGGGCCATGTGGATGCGACAGGGAGGATCCCCTCTCCTGGGTAGCGCCATCATGGTGGCGTTCTCCACCCTCCTTGGGGCCTTCAACGGATTCGCCGTGGCATACCTCAAAATGGTCCCATTCGTGGTCACGCTGTCCATGATGTACGTCGCCACGGGAGCTTCAATCTGGCTTACCAGGGAAGTGAGTATCAGTAATCTCCCGCCCCGCTTCATCGCTACTCTCACCGCCCGAATTCTGGAGATTCCCGTTCCGGTTTTCCTCTTTTTTGGAGTGGCCCTGGTCGTATTCGGGCTGATACGCCAGAGCCGCTACGGACGATGGCTCTATGCCACCGGTTCCAACGTCACCGTCGCAAAACTCCTGGGAGTACCCACCGAACGGATGGTGTTCACCGCTTACCTTTTTTCGGGCTTCTTTGCTGGCTTAGCGGCGGTAGTGACCACGGCTCGTCTTATGTCGGCGTCGTCCAAGATGGGGGGCGAAGGGGTGATCTTGAACGTAGTTGGAGCTGCAGTGGTGGGAGGAGTCAGCGTCCACGGTGCTGAAGGGAGCGTGCTGGGAGCCGCCATCGGTGCTCTGTTCATCACGATTCTCGAGAACATGATGAACATGATGCAGGTTTCCTACTATCTGAGTCTGGTAGCCAAAGGCGCCCTGGTCGTTGCCGTGGTGGCCTTCGATTACTGGCGCAAGCGAACCTTTCAAGAACGAGGTTGA
- a CDS encoding sugar ABC transporter substrate-binding protein, protein MKKMLIVFLILVLVGVAWSGVTFGETRKVKVGLSWNEKLHALIQAWEDYMIRYSKEYGPQKGLEFEWVVTVADSDPVQQAANIENLIAQGVDIIIARAHDAAAIGASIKAAREAGIPFVTFDRESSTEVPTAHVGADSYNQAVTTALYFAGLLKGLGIKGKVIEVMGDLRDMNAVYRSNGWHYVEDQLGAWETIAQVPTEWNPEKFYTGLKNALQANPEANALFVHSDFAFSAVEKALAEVGRLAPAGDPNHIWIAAQDINPQGYEAMVKGYLDVATTYDAYFHAVEAVKVLTSILLGEKIPEGQKFLVAGRVATPDNVEKLENMWAREYKD, encoded by the coding sequence ATGAAAAAGATGCTCATCGTGTTTCTCATTCTGGTGCTTGTGGGTGTTGCGTGGAGTGGTGTTACCTTTGGGGAAACTCGAAAGGTCAAGGTTGGACTTTCCTGGAACGAAAAGCTCCATGCCCTTATCCAAGCCTGGGAAGACTACATGATTCGTTACAGCAAAGAGTACGGACCGCAGAAAGGGTTAGAGTTTGAATGGGTGGTCACGGTAGCCGACAGTGATCCCGTTCAGCAAGCCGCCAACATCGAAAATCTGATTGCCCAGGGGGTGGATATCATCATCGCCCGGGCGCACGACGCGGCGGCAATTGGAGCTTCCATCAAAGCGGCTCGTGAGGCCGGAATCCCCTTCGTGACGTTTGACCGGGAATCTTCCACCGAGGTTCCCACCGCACACGTGGGTGCAGACAGCTATAACCAGGCGGTCACAACGGCGCTCTATTTTGCTGGACTCCTCAAAGGGCTTGGAATCAAGGGCAAGGTGATTGAGGTGATGGGTGACCTGCGAGACATGAACGCCGTGTACCGTTCCAATGGTTGGCACTACGTGGAAGACCAGCTCGGTGCATGGGAAACCATCGCCCAGGTACCCACCGAATGGAACCCGGAGAAATTCTACACGGGTTTGAAAAACGCCCTCCAGGCCAATCCGGAAGCGAATGCCCTCTTTGTCCACAGCGACTTTGCCTTCTCCGCCGTGGAAAAAGCCCTGGCCGAAGTGGGACGACTCGCTCCAGCCGGTGACCCGAATCACATTTGGATTGCAGCCCAGGATATCAATCCTCAGGGGTACGAAGCCATGGTCAAGGGGTACCTCGATGTCGCCACCACCTACGATGCCTACTTCCATGCTGTTGAAGCCGTGAAGGTGCTCACCAGTATTCTGCTTGGGGAGAAGATTCCAGAGGGACAGAAATTCCTGGTCGCAGGACGGGTTGCCACCCCGGATAATGTCGAAAAGCTCGAGAATATGTGGGCCAGAGAGTACAAAGACTGA